In candidate division WOR-3 bacterium, the genomic window AGACTTTGAAGTTGACCTTTGAAAGAGATTCGGCCATTTCTTTCGAGTATTCCGGAACCATCATTGAGATGTAATCTTCCCCTGAATTTCCAGCGATTAGAGAAACAGCGGGAAGAATTGACATCGAATAACTGCCTGTCGGCTCGAGAGGGGTGAATATGTCCTTGAAGGCGTGTTTTGGCTGGATGAAGTATTTGTCCTCGAACCTGAACAGCTTTGCTTTTTTTTTCAAAAAACCGGAAGTGTCACCGCATTTTTTGACGAATTCCCAACCCAGAGGTATGTGGTCGTTATAACCGCATTTCTCTACAAATAGTTCGAAATCTTCTGAAATCGAGACAGAATCCTTCCCGCATGGTTTGAATTTTTTGCTTTCAGATGATATTGATGTGAAATATTCGGCAGCGGCAAAACCGTCTCTTGTCGTGAGAGAAAGAGATTCTTCGTTCAGGTAATACGTGGCGAACTCTGCTGATTGTATCTTGCCCGAAGAGAGAATCTGGCGGACCTTTTCCGCCGTGAAATCATAGAGAATTCTGCCCCAACCCCGGCCTTGAGAATTTTTGTGGACTCTCAACCCTTCAAGCCAGAGGGTCTGACATGGGTAAAAAGAAATTTTTACTGTGCCGATGACTTTGTTTTGTGTCTCGAGAACCCATAAATTGCCGTCTTTCAGCCATT contains:
- a CDS encoding GNAT family N-acetyltransferase, whose translation is MDKDFLIRECRKEDMPFIADISENTWEGHDFLDEIFDEWLKDGNLWVLETQNKVIGTVKISFYPCQTLWLEGLRVHKNSQGRGWGRILYDFTAEKVRQILSSGKIQSAEFATYYLNEESLSLTTRDGFAAAEYFTSISSESKKFKPCGKDSVSISEDFELFVEKCGYNDHIPLGWEFVKKCGDTSGFLKKKAKLFRFEDKYFIQPKHAFKDIFTPLEPTGSYSMSILPAVSLIAGNSGEDYISMMVPEYSKEMAESLSKVNFKVWEEGKENDVLVMKKAFSP